The genomic interval CATTCAGGTCGACTAAGGTTCGGGGGTTCGAACCCTTTCAGATGTGAGTTGAGGGTTGTTGGTTGGGCAATTCAATACAACTGTTTTGAGTTGCCTTTGTTAATAAGTTTTCAGAACAAAATGCATTTAAGAAAGATTAATCCTTGTGGGACCGTGATAACTGCATGCGTGGTTGTGTCATGTGTCATGTGATGGAGGTCGAATTGATATTGTTGGAGTGTTTGTATATCGTCCCTGGTGTAGTCGGGTTGTGTGGCTGTCCCCAGCACGGGTCACTGTGTGTGCATCAGAGGTAGAAAAAATGGGTCATCCATGTATGgctatatattattttctaaaggtataaataatgtatatctgtgtgtgtgcattccaaTGTGCATTCCAGTAtgctttttgtgtgtcttttgtggGCATTGGTCTGTAAGTGCTgttatgggagtgtgtgtgtgtgtgtgtgtgtgtgtgtgtgtgtgtgtgcctgtgcgtgtgcgtgtgtgtgtgtgtgtgtgtgtgtgtgtgtgtgtgtgtgtgtgtgtgtgtgtgtgtgtctctgtggatgcgtgggtgtgtgtttgtctgatgtGATTTCTTGTCTGTCTGGTTCATTGTGCATCTGTATACATTTTCACAATTTTTTTGTGCATTCCATTGCAGACATGTCATTTTTAACTCCTGGCGGAAAGGTCTTGGATTCAAACCCAAACACCTGCACTTCCTAGTCTCCCTGTAGGCAGACTTATCTACCTGTCGGCAGACTAAGGGAGACAGgaataaatcaatcaaatgcTTGGACCAAAGAAAGGCAATAATCATGTATCTGTTTCAGTCGCAGGCTTATCACAAGCCGATCAAACAATGTCATTCAGACTGAATGAATCCCCACTCGTCCCAAGTTCAAGAGCAATTATAATGTTGTTTTTGGGGCAAAGTGCCCCCATAATGCCCGTCAGTTTTCAGTTCTAACCCTAGTACTTTGTGGCCCCTGGTTGTGTGTCCCTCCTCCAGGGTCCTGGTCGGCCATGGTGGGCAGCGACGAGAGCCACCAGACGCTGGGCGTGATCCCCTGCTCCATCCCCTGGCTGTACGGGGCCGTGGAGCGCTGGAAGGAGCGCACCTGGACCCACCTCAGCGTGTCCGTGTCGGCCGTGGAGCTGCGCTGGGgcggccgcggcggcggcggcggggagggggaggagtcgcTGAGGGACCTGCTGGCCGAGGTGGCCCCCGCGCCGACCTCCGGCCCCCCGGACCGGCCGGCGGGCCACATCACCCTGCACGAGGACCCCCTGATGGGGGTGACGGTGAGGGGGGCgtggatggggggggagagggtctcGGGGAACGCGGTGGTTCGGTGTAAGATGGAGATGGAAGATGAAGCAGGTTTAGATTGAATAGGTttttactacacacacacttagtactggcacccaccaacacactatagacaacaacaacaacaacaacaacaacaacaacacactatAATATATGCACTCACAGCATTGTgagacactttggataaaagtgtcttgcCAGATTATATTTGATATATCAGCAtgaaagcctctctctctccctctctccctctctcctgtctctcggtctcttcatctctctctctccgtgtctatCTCCCTCCAttactccctctgtctccctccctcccgttctgactctctctctccttctccctgtcttactctctctccccctgcccccctctacctctctctccccagctgcGTAACCACAACAGGGTGAAGTGTCCCACCGCCGAGAGGGCCGCCTCCCTCCTGGACTCCGCCATCGCCTCCCGTCTCCACGGCAACCAGACGGAAGCCCGCGGCGTTGGCGATGACATCCCGGCGCCGCCGGCGTACCACAGCTCCGTGATGTTCTTCACCATGCACGTCACGCCGCCGCGCACGGACCTCAGCGCCAACGGCAAAGGtagccactcacacacaccgcacacgctACATCCCATAATGTCTCCTACGAGAGCCCTGCTCTGAATAGGTTGCCGGCAAGATTTTGTCTCCCTGAATAGGCCGTCCTGGAAATAACAAAACACAAATCAATTTTAATTTCTTTATAGACTTTACTCTTATTTTCTGTCctgtcctcccttctctccatcaTCTCCTCTTGACCTCTAttctagtgttttttttcttctctcctaTTTCCTTCTCTTCCCTCGCCTCCTTCATCTCGTCTTCCTTTAGTTTTatcgtctctcctctcctcccctcttctctatCCTGCGCTTCTTCTCCTTTTCTTGTGCCAGTCAAACCAACTTCGATTTTTACTCCTGCTAACTGtgtttctctcccttctccaattCTTCTATTCCTCTCCCCtgtttcctctccttcctccttctctcccctctctcccccatcactccctctctgtctgggtAGCTCCCCGCGGTCCGTCTCGGTTGACCATGATAGATGTGTGTAGTAGTATGAAGATGATGACTGTGGTCAGCAAGACCCGGAGCGAGCTTCCCCAGACTGGACTGCCCTCTCTCCTCTATTCCCTCCTCAGCGGGAACAGAAACATCCCCAGCAAGTAAGAGGTTGATATGACGCGGGCTCATGGATAACCATGGCACCAAGCTTCATGATAGGATACATGCCATTTGCTggactttcttttcttttcttttttttaagtgttatACAAAGAGTGCATTCATACAGCATGTGTGGCTAAACAATTTCTTAGCAGATTCAACAGTAGCAGTTTGTATTATTGTGAAAAAAAGTTAATTGAGAAAGTTGCTCTGTTGACTGCTTTGAGCATTATGATACTGTTTTATCGTTTCACTATACAATAttcaaaaaataacaaaatataacTTTTTTACAAAGTCGTTTTTTAAGCCTTCCTGCTGTCCAATAGTTTGAGTAGAAGGGAATTTATTCACTGGGGTCCAGTGTTAAGAATGACACAGACATAAACGTAACGCAGGGTATaactaataaaatattaatgcGATTGTGCTCCTTTTCTTGATGCCTGCCCGACAGGGGCAGCAAACTGACCATGCTGCTCAAAGAGTCTCTGGGCCGGGCCCACTGCCTGACCACGGTGTTGGCCCAGGTGTCGGACCTCCCGGTTCACCTCCCTGAAGCCCTGTCCACCATCTACCTGGTGTCCCGCGTCCGCAGGGCTCAGAGGGGGCCCAAGGTACGGAGCAGTCGTACACATCGGCTTTATGATGTCTAGCTGTTTGGTTTGTTTCCTGATGCACATATCCTAACAAGGGAATTCATTTGTATGGAATTAGTTATGATATTAGTCATGTTTTTATTATGCATGCATTATACGTATTTATGTGATTTGTttttatgattatgattattattagatatttctgtatttatttgatTGATTAAGCACCGCCTCCTTTAAGCAATGGGTTCTGTAATATGTTTCTCCTTCCTTACGTATATAAGTCAATACAATACGATATGATCATCAGTTGTCTATAACAGTGTTAGACCTTCCCTTTCACCGGAATCCATCTTTACTATCGCGTCAAACCCACATTTTTCACTCCGCAAGATTGAATTCAACGGTGGCATGAATCAATAACCCGTGACGTCAATTAACCGCCACCCTATCCATCTATTCCCACAAcagtccgcctcctcctccccgtgtgGCAGAAGCCTGGGCAAAGACAAGCGGCCTGGCGGCCATCGGTCCATGACCCTGCGCGCCTTCCACTCCACGGGCCAGGTCGACGTGGACGCGCCCCGCCTCCGCCTGCGCGGGGACCCCGACGACCGCTCCATCAGCGACCAGTCCTGCGACACGGTCATCCACATCGGCTCCGACGGCGCCGTCCACAACCCCAAATCCGCCCGGATGTTGCCGCTGACCCGGCCGCCGTTCGTGCCCATCGTCCCCTCGCTGCACCAGGGGGAGGCCAACGCGGACGACCCCGAGTTCACCGCCCTCCTGGTGGAGCTGCTGAAGATCCCCCAGTCCCAGGCGGAGCAGAGGAAAGATAAACCCCCGAGAGGGAAGGTGGCGGAACCGCCGAAGGTGGAGGCGAAGCCTCCGGAAAGGGACTGTCTGAAATGCGAAACCTTCGCCGAGCTTCAGGAGCGTCTGGGCTGCATCGACGGCAGCGAAACGGCGACGGGAGCGCCCAAGCCGCCGTGCAAACACCCCAGAGTCGACGATGTCACGACTGAGACGCGCTCACAGAACGAGATGGCGGCGGTGCAGAGCGAATCGGCGGCCGAGGCGCCCAGGACGCAGGGCCAGCCGGGCCAGGAGTACGTCCACGCTCACTCCTCTGCCGGGGAGAAGAAGTCCGACGGGGCCGCTCCAGGGGACACCTTCCAGAGGGAGGACTCGGGCCTCTACGACTGCGAGGACGGCAGTGCGGCCAGCTCCGCCGAGGAGCCTCAGAACCAGAGTCTGGGCCGGGGGCGGATCCTGCGGGCGAACCGCTCCGAAACGCCAGACTCTGCCACGCCCAGGTCCTCCTCCGACTCCAGTGGGAAGGAGGAGCTTCAGGGCTTGGGTTCCGCCTCGGTTCCGGGCCCTGTCCCTCAGTCCACAGAAAGCCAGAGGGTTTCAGAGGACGGCGAATGGGCCAAACCCCAATTCAGGACCTCGCCGATTGGCAAAAGTTACCCggtgtccacctcctcctcgtctccctcgCCCCCTTCCCTGGCGAAGAGTGTCTTGCTCGGGGGCCTCTTGCCCCACCTCCCGACGGACGAACTCAAGGAAATGAAGGCCACCATCACGGTGACGGTGCAGCAGCCGTTGGACCAGGACGGCCACGACGAGATCGTCTATtccatggtggaggaggtgaccaTCAGCGGGGCGTTGGACCGGGACGCCAAGGGCCGCAGCATCATTCGTATCAGAGAGAACACCCAGTCGGCATCGCATGCAAACGGCTCAGCCTGCTCTCAACCCATTAGGATCATTGGCAATGTCGTCGAGGAGTCTGGGACAGCGGACTATTGCAGTAAGCCCAGTGACCCTTTGGTTCACGCCCCGTCCAGGGAGTCCAGCGCCCAGCCAAAACCCCCGCCGGTGAAATTCAGGAAGGAGAATAAATTATTGCCTTCCTTCATTAATCCCATGCTGGTTGAGACAGACTGTGAGTCCTACCTGGACAGCGATGAACCCAGATACACTTCTAATGTTTTCTTTGCAAGCCGGGAGCCAGTGACTCTCGAGCCCAGGAAGGAAACTCCCAGGAAGGATGATCGCATAAAGGACGATCACGGAAACGTAGCCGAAGGGAGACGGCTTGCGAGGGGGGCCGTCGCATTCGAGACCCCCGACCTTAAGTATGATCATCTATCCACATTACCCTTAGTGCAAATGTCATGTGACTCACGTGACCACCCGTCTGCAGCTTTGTACGAGGAGACAAAAGCCAAAAACTACAACAAGAGGCAGAACAACACAGACAGGCCTTGTCCCCGAGGGAAAGAGCCTGTTTATCCCACCGCCGCTCCCCAGGGCCGGCCGGGAGCGGGGGTGGCTCACAGAGGCGTCGGGAATGCCCCCCAGGGCATCGCAGCTTCGCTCGGTTGCCTGGCGACCCTTCCCGACGACCTCAAAGCAAACAGTCTGCCGAGGGGCTGGCAGGGAGCCCGACATGGGGAGGGGCGCCGGGCGGGGCGCCACGTGACCGACGACCGCCGGCACCCCGGGGGCACCACCTCATCCACCCCGTCGAGTCCCAGGGTTACCATGGAGAGGAGGCACCGCAGGCACCACCGCTCCAGGCACGACGGCCTGGACCTCTCCCCCCCGCCGAGCAAGAACCATCACTCAGGGGACAGCCGGCGggagggcggtggtggtggtggtggcggtggtggtggcggtggtggtggttgcaGTGGCGGTGGTACACTCAACAGAAAGGCCCGGTCTTTGTTCCGAACCGGCTCAAAGTCGTGGAGCCTGAGCAAGAGGAGCGACAGTTTGAACGGCCTGAAGTCGGCCGCCGCCGAGCCGACCAGCGGCTGGAATCTTGGCGCCAAGCTGCGGCAACTAACCAGTCGGACCAACTCGCTGGGAAGGAGCCCGGCAAAGTGCCCGTCCCCCGACCCGGGCAGCAGCAACACCTCGGTGAGCTCCAGGACAAGCTCTAAGGGCAGCTCTAAGGGAAGCCTCGAGGGGAAGACTAAGGGGGGCTCCAAGGGGTCGCATGAGGAGGtattgaaggggaaggggaagaggagtTATGAGGGAGAATCAACCTTAGCCAGGAACAGCAGGAGCCCGAAGAAGAGCCCCAGGTGCGCGCCGGTGGAGGAGCCCGGTCACCGTTCCGACCCCTCAAACAGCTACCCTTCGCCCCAGTCCCAGAGGTCCGCCTCCTCCAAGCTCTCCGCAGTGGGGAAACTCAAGATGGCCACCCCCAGAGTACGCCGGGTCTCCAACTCGGGCACCAGGACCCTCAGCTTCTCCCGCAGCGACCCGCGGCGGGGCATCAACCGCAGCGCCAGCCTCTCCCCGGACGGGAAAGCCTTCCAGCGGGACCAGCCGTCCTGCttcccctccctgtcctcctcgcCGCCCTGGTCCATCCCTTCCCTCAGCCGCACCCAGAGCCagagctcctcctgctgctcggCCGCCACCAAGTCCCCCCTCCACGGGGTCATCGACGGACGCTTCTCCGACTTCCTGAAGGACCGGGAGTCCTGCCTCGCCCCGACGATCTCCGCCGAGCCCAAAGGCCGAACCCCGATCGAAGAAGACGACGAGGACGGCGACGAGGACGACGGGCTGTTCGACCTCCCGGGGCGAGCGGGCGCCGCGGACGACGAGCGCCCGCACGGCGTCCCGTCGCCGTACAGCCGGCTGACGGCGCCGCGCGCCCCCACCCACCTCAGCGGGCACGGCAGCGACGTCACCAGCGTGCTGAGCGGGGAGTTGCCCCCGGCGATGGGCAAGACGTCGCTGCTGGTGTTCCCCAAGCGGAGCAGCGGGGTGAGCAGCGGCTACGAGAGCCTGGCGAGGGACGGCTCCTCCCGGGACTCGGCCAGCGACCGGGCCTCCCCCCTCCAGAGGACGGAGGGCCGGCCCGCCCGGAGGAGGGGCTACAACGGGGACAAACGGGGCATGATGAATTGATGACTGTAATTTGTTGATTTGGACAAAAGTTGATGAAATATGTAACTGGTGAAAATGTTGTTGAGACGGAAATGACTGAAGAATGATACCTCAACTATCGGTGTAATTGACTAATAAAATATACGAATGTTTTTTCCATTACACTTTGCACATGCTTAATTCTTAATCTTTAGCACTAATAATTTAGATTAAAATGGGAATTCACTGGTTTAAGAACATTAAAACCGCCAGAATTACTGACAGCCTTTCTTCTGTCTTGCTCTCTAGAATTCAGATAGAATAAATCTGAATTAGGATTAGAATCGTGTTCTACTAGTGAAAGCACAACTGGTATGGAAGGCTTTATCTAGTTGGGTTAGATTTGATTAATTGAAAGGATATATCTTTACGAGCCATAGGCAATTTTAACCACCAAATTGACTGATGTGCAGTAAAGAATTCATAATGAAATCCTAAAGCAAACAGCCATTGCATTTCTTTCTTGTGCATAATTAGATTCCACTGCTGCAACGTTTGGACTTCATGACTTTACAACTTGGCTAGGCTGCTGTAGCAATtattcacatttattttttctaatcTTCCAACAACTAAAAATGCACTCTATCAGATAATCATTAATAATACATAACCTCAAATTACAACATTTCGCTAATTGAATAAGACACGTACGCTTTCCATTCCAGGTCAGAGcattgagcacacacacaccagctaatGAATAAAGcaattataaaaaacaacagccacGGCAGCAGAACGCAGCTCATTCAAAGACAGCCGTGATCATGTCATTAGCTAATTCACTTCGCAGGCTCCATTCAATTCCGGTCAACACTTACGTAATTTCACCAGGGCACGGGTGAGACAGTAATCTCTTATCTCTGATTAAATGAAATTCAGATATCTTGAGGAATTCCCGCAAATGTGGAATAGTTTTACCGTTTTAAATGCTGGAatgtaaatattaataatttCCGTTAGTCGGGCTGATTATGGGAAAGGGTGGGGCAGCCTACACCAGTCTATCCATGCCTCCCACATGCCCCCTAGTGGACACTACCTAcgagcagattctcgcactgcATTTAACTAAAACTAAAGGCGAAATTTGCACTTGCAACTAGATTTATACCTTGTTGACTGCTTTCTGACACTGAACGcttttatattgtatatattgcaGAGTAGCAAGTaggacagagagcagggggaggagagaggaggagaggacgaggggagaggatgaggaagagaggagaggagatggactCCCAATGCCTCCCTCTTCACTTTCATTGGTCCCAGGCTGGTACCGCAGGCCTGGAGCATGAGGCACTCCGCCAGTGGCCCCAGGGCTTGCTGGAGGGAGCAGGGGCCCCGAAAGGCCCTCGGGTTCCAGATGTACGAGCTCAGAGGCAGAGGAGCTGACTGGTATGATGAGGTATGAGGCGGTGTCTGAACCTTATTAGACATAAGGGCAGCAATGGAAAGGAATACCTAGGGAGGGACACACTACAGGAAACTACATTACAACCACAAGCAAGACACCGTACTACAACTatgaaaatacacaacactATACAACACACTGCAACTTCAATTACACTACAAATATACTGCATGAGCAGTACTTCACAAACCTACATTCCACCACACTGCACGGCACTACAACGACACCACGCTACACATATGTAGACAGTCAAGCAGAGCCATTCTGTAGCCAGGAAGATGCTGGAAGTATTCAAAGAGGGTTTTGGAAAACAGGAAATCTGATCTAATGACCTCATGTCCAGACCAGACCATAAACAGTTGTTCACACAAATCAATATGTTGCTTTTTTGATCTCCATGAGTCATTTAATCTCCCTGAACGCTGCATGGGGCTTTGGTCTAGatttaaaattaatttaaagAAGGGTTACCCTCTCTGTGTTATGTGGCTACGGCCACAAGGATGGATACAGTATTCGAGAGCCGTGAATATGCTAATCCTTAATCAAGTTATACTTGAACACGCATGGATTAGCTGTTTATTAAAACGCCACCTTCTTAGAGAGCACCAAGGTTACCATGTTTTACATCACATTACGGCGGGTTCCGTCTCACTGCCCCTGGACGAGTGATTGGATTAGGCAAGGTCCCGGTGCCAGGCACTTTCTAGAGGGTGTTCAGTTTACTGTGACAGAGCAGGGTCAAATACGCTTTCACTCTGAAGGGATCTATTTTAGTGAACTAAATGCAATTGCGTAGGAATTAAAAcctgtatgtgtacatgtgtgtgtctgcttgtgtctaagtgtgtgtgtgtgtgggtgggagtgCATGTTTCTATTTTaaccagtttgtgtgtgtttgcgtgtgtgtgtgtgtgtgtgtgtgtgtgtgtgtgtgtgtgtgtgtgtgtgtgtgtgtgtgtgtgtgtgtgtgtgtgtgtgtgtgtgtgtgtgtgtgtgtgtgtgtgtgtgtgtttgtgtgtgtgtacgtgcgtctTTCTACCTGTGTCTACCCCACCTGAAGTAAAAGCACCACTAAAACCGCACCAGAACACCATGGATCCTCAGTCTGGTCTGATCCAGTTGTAGATGTAACTATTTATTGAGTCACTTTAGCAGACACATTCATCCGAAGTGAATCACAGTGTATTTTAGATACATGTCATGAAGAAGCAGATGtgggttagggcatcttgctctagcGTGCCTTACCCATTTTCCATTGCTCTCAAAAAACAGATCCCATTGTTTCCCAGAAGGACCTTTGTTGTTGTACTGTATCGTCTCCAAGCTAGATCTCTCTTTttgttgtaaaaaaataataataatatggggCGTATGGGAACAGCAACAGATGCACAGTGAACACAAGaaagctgaaaataaacatcatCCCATCAATAACAAGACGACCAGACTTGGAGGCTGAGTGGTTGTCGATCACATCCACCTccaaaatcctttttttttgtccagTCTAATGATTCTAATGATGGATGTCTCTTGTTTCCTCCAACACTGTTTCAGGAAAAAAGTTAACATGCAAAGCTGGGGAGGcattacgagagagagagatgcaatgaCGCATAGCAATCAATACAAACAGACCTCTTCAGGTAATGGATCAGGGCATTACGATGcacaggacacacaaacacacacgcacactggaaGTTTGTCTAGTGAATCATCTTGATCATCAGTATGATGCACATCACTGTCATGGTTTATAAAGGTCATGTTCTTGTTTAAAACCTCCAGGTTCCTCCAGATGGCTCTGACTGCTTTTACCAAAGTAAAAGTAGGTCTATTTGTCCTTCTGTATATGAGTAATAGggctcttttgtgtgtgtgtgtgtgtgtgtgtgtgtgtgtgtgtgtgtgtgtgtgtgtgtgtgtgtgtgtgtgtgtgtgtgtgtgtgtgtgtgtgtttgcgtgtgtatgatCTGTTTgcaacagagacagacagagcgaaaAAGAGAGCAATAGACTCTCCCTtcactcccttctctctctctctctctctctctctctctctctctctctctctctctctctctctctctctctctctctctctctctctctctctctctctctccctttccctctccctcaccctctcttcctctttctctgtctctcactatcTTTCTGCTCTAGTTCATGTCTTCATTAAGCCTCTTTGGAAGTCCAGTTTACGTCATCAAACCTCTTAGCTTAAATAGAACCAAGATGCATGTGAAgaaattttacacacacacatacacacacagagggagagagaaagataaaaaaaaacagtaaaagACGTATTCAAGCTTTAAAtatggtgagacacacacacacacacacacacacacacacacacacacacacacacacacacatatatatatacatacacaaacaaagaagaatGAACCGATTTAAAGTTTGCAAGAGCGGTTACATCTGTAGTATACCTGTAAATATTATGTTTGAATGTAAATGCCTGAAAAGGGCAATATTATATGTTTACTACTCTTAAGCAGGCCAAGTTTAGTCAAATGTATGGTAAAAATATAAGCTCTACACAGTTATGAGGTGCTGTTACATAGCATACCATGCCTATAATATTAAAGAAAGCCACAAAGCAATAAACCTTCAACATATATATGCCACATTTTCATGATATTGGGAACTATTGTTGTGATGTTGTTGCTAAGGGAGATCACTTTTGAATTAGAGTGTTGTTATAAACAATATGAATTCGATCTATTGTACTATTTTAATCGTTTTTAATCCCGTCTAAGGTAGGTTTATTTACCAGAACAATCATTCATCCCAAAGCCTTTGATCGCGTTATATAACGAACCACGGATCTATCGGGAAAACTTCCGTCGCACTGCCGTTAGGTGGCGACATTGTCTACGCGGCAAaattaaatta from Gadus macrocephalus chromosome 21, ASM3116895v1 carries:
- the LOC132450330 gene encoding kinesin-like protein KIF26B, which produces MSYFPWKEEKCSDAVRGTRWTSQVPNYSKTIAFLRDDSPSGEVDVCCSSRSEERPSPEGFGTSAGDPQRSMSCQKTVKSLAGQFGGSSGDNGRFSPALSAGTARCGLGMPVAVDLGARRSEEERKVARCDKCSLTLVALKKQALSLLVQNHFSSKDLAAMSTFLHNNLRVHSSRSTADPREKDRDQGLCISCGVHLNQLKQEAVQVALSRENSRWPGHASPEHASGSSTNTNQADHGSPVLNGTGSPRRQETVPHGHESSRGMVQLVESEVAVVPQQHSFPQSYVSPQIFQGSPQRIQDRPKDRTQDQMPQWNLERTQEQPQVRPQDRPQDWNTQRTLDRPRSRTPQRHPEGNLDHPQDYPKDSAQNRIVDRPQNRTPQHTIEHPHDHPQNRTPQHGIEHPQDHPHGRHKDQNPQWTLNCPKDRTPQRNPEWTRDHPQDHPRNRTPQRIVEQILDQPQDHPRNRTPQRIVEQILDQPQDHPQNRTPQRIVERILDHPQDHPQNRTPQRIVERILDHPQDHPQGRAPQRIVEQILEHPQNRTPQRIVERILDHPQDHPQGRTPQRSVEQILEHPQNRTPQHIVEQILDQPQNRTPQRSVERILEHPQNRTPQRIVERILDHPQDHPQGRTPQRIVEQILEHPQNRTPQRIVEQILEHPQNHPQGRTPQRIVEQILEHPQNHPQGRTPQRIVEQILEHPQNRTPQRIVEQILEHPQNHPQNRTPQRTLERILDHPQDYPHDCHQYQNSQWNLDGPQYQSPQRNPERIQDHPQDRTLERPQNRTPQRTLEQTRDNPPAHPRSRTPQRTLERIVNHPQDRTLERPNNRTRHRSLERILDHPRDRGQDRTPQWSPERTLERPQDRTLNRTPQWILEQTTHWNSEQTLNRTTPQRTQTKTLDRPQNRSPLPILDRPQNRTPQRTLDRTRTHWKSEQTLNRRLECPQQQSPQHTPERTSQTLRRRSPKPANADMNRWVAEQQQMVAVVKSVAAAGGNGGDVYPYQVLALTGGGFFFLMSSVVFPRQAGGRVPEGRGGAGTLQSSPKMAHIARVATIANSAAMAFLARAAQKLNLRRKGLSGGPGSAGRLGHHSTCFRGLIEKNPPPVPPSVFHNGSRSREPQNTSQVKVILRVCPPPPLSSEGPLRAPLLRIDQSRKRVTVVEPTWNSLPRARLTQRREERAVFKTYAFDHVYPQETGQAEVCSGVLTDVIRGVVGGVDACVLGLGCVEAGSWSAMVGSDESHQTLGVIPCSIPWLYGAVERWKERTWTHLSVSVSAVELRWGGRGGGGGEGEESLRDLLAEVAPAPTSGPPDRPAGHITLHEDPLMGVTLRNHNRVKCPTAERAASLLDSAIASRLHGNQTEARGVGDDIPAPPAYHSSVMFFTMHVTPPRTDLSANGKAPRGPSRLTMIDVCSSMKMMTVVSKTRSELPQTGLPSLLYSLLSGNRNIPSKGSKLTMLLKESLGRAHCLTTVLAQVSDLPVHLPEALSTIYLVSRVRRAQRGPKSASSSPCGRSLGKDKRPGGHRSMTLRAFHSTGQVDVDAPRLRLRGDPDDRSISDQSCDTVIHIGSDGAVHNPKSARMLPLTRPPFVPIVPSLHQGEANADDPEFTALLVELLKIPQSQAEQRKDKPPRGKVAEPPKVEAKPPERDCLKCETFAELQERLGCIDGSETATGAPKPPCKHPRVDDVTTETRSQNEMAAVQSESAAEAPRTQGQPGQEYVHAHSSAGEKKSDGAAPGDTFQREDSGLYDCEDGSAASSAEEPQNQSLGRGRILRANRSETPDSATPRSSSDSSGKEELQGLGSASVPGPVPQSTESQRVSEDGEWAKPQFRTSPIGKSYPVSTSSSSPSPPSLAKSVLLGGLLPHLPTDELKEMKATITVTVQQPLDQDGHDEIVYSMVEEVTISGALDRDAKGRSIIRIRENTQSASHANGSACSQPIRIIGNVVEESGTADYCSKPSDPLVHAPSRESSAQPKPPPVKFRKENKLLPSFINPMLVETDCESYLDSDEPRYTSNVFFASREPVTLEPRKETPRKDDRIKDDHGNVAEGRRLARGAVAFETPDLKYDHLSTLPLVQMSCDSRDHPSAALYEETKAKNYNKRQNNTDRPCPRGKEPVYPTAAPQGRPGAGVAHRGVGNAPQGIAASLGCLATLPDDLKANSLPRGWQGARHGEGRRAGRHVTDDRRHPGGTTSSTPSSPRVTMERRHRRHHRSRHDGLDLSPPPSKNHHSGDSRREGGGGGGGGGGGGGGGCSGGGTLNRKARSLFRTGSKSWSLSKRSDSLNGLKSAAAEPTSGWNLGAKLRQLTSRTNSLGRSPAKCPSPDPGSSNTSVSSRTSSKGSSKGSLEGKTKGGSKGSHEEVLKGKGKRSYEGESTLARNSRSPKKSPRCAPVEEPGHRSDPSNSYPSPQSQRSASSKLSAVGKLKMATPRVRRVSNSGTRTLSFSRSDPRRGINRSASLSPDGKAFQRDQPSCFPSLSSSPPWSIPSLSRTQSQSSSCCSAATKSPLHGVIDGRFSDFLKDRESCLAPTISAEPKGRTPIEEDDEDGDEDDGLFDLPGRAGAADDERPHGVPSPYSRLTAPRAPTHLSGHGSDVTSVLSGELPPAMGKTSLLVFPKRSSGVSSGYESLARDGSSRDSASDRASPLQRTEGRPARRRGYNGDKRGMMN